One Nostoc punctiforme PCC 73102 DNA window includes the following coding sequences:
- a CDS encoding helix-turn-helix domain-containing protein, with amino-acid sequence MELKKPLKISDLIRELRQQLDLSQEKFAAKLGVSLRTVNRWENGSTVPSQMALKLIEEMLQKMGEPGKRLLNEYLLKAEQQEDS; translated from the coding sequence ATGGAACTAAAAAAGCCACTAAAAATTTCAGATTTAATCCGTGAACTTCGGCAGCAACTGGATCTTTCTCAGGAAAAATTTGCAGCCAAGTTGGGAGTTTCCCTACGAACAGTCAATCGTTGGGAGAACGGATCTACAGTGCCTTCACAGATGGCACTAAAGCTGATTGAAGAAATGTTACAAAAGATGGGCGAACCAGGCAAAAGACTACTGAACGAGTATCTCCTAAAAGCGGAGCAACAGGAGGACTCCTAA
- a CDS encoding GNAT family N-acetyltransferase, which yields MRLRIYQISDTEEIMKLFYDTIHEVNIHNYTQEQVDAWAPANMDIDLWIKGLASKFTYVAEENGKIIGFGELEANGHIDRFYCHKDFQRKGIGKKILEQLEFKAKTLGIQRLFTEASITAKPFFESQNFIVVKQQEVERRGQKLINFIMEKSI from the coding sequence ATGAGATTAAGAATATATCAAATATCTGATACCGAAGAAATTATGAAGTTGTTCTACGACACTATCCATGAAGTGAACATTCATAATTACACACAAGAACAAGTAGATGCTTGGGCACCAGCAAATATGGATATTGACCTTTGGATTAAAGGTTTAGCAAGTAAGTTTACTTATGTAGCAGAGGAGAATGGTAAAATTATCGGTTTTGGGGAATTAGAGGCTAATGGGCATATTGACCGTTTTTACTGTCATAAAGACTTTCAAAGAAAAGGGATTGGGAAAAAAATCTTAGAACAGCTTGAATTCAAAGCAAAAACTTTAGGGATTCAAAGGTTATTTACAGAAGCTAGTATTACAGCTAAACCGTTTTTTGAAAGCCAGAATTTTATTGTTGTGAAACAGCAAGAAGTAGAACGTAGAGGGCAAAAGCTGATAAATTTTATTATGGAAAAATCAATTTAA
- a CDS encoding Uma2 family endonuclease, giving the protein MKTYTKQKLTFDDFLEECPEEGLYELVDGEIVEVRATRNHDDVADFILLSFNDEIKRLNLNYVVKNTAVLKTITANGIEQGRKPDVSVIDKDVWRSNRSAYSALEEPIQLAVEVTSANWEDDYIDKLDEYQRLGITEYWIVDYLAIGSREYLGNPKVPTVFVFLLDAEGKYQRTYFKGSERIVSRTFPELALTAEQILTA; this is encoded by the coding sequence ATGAAAACATACACCAAACAAAAATTAACTTTTGATGATTTTTTGGAAGAGTGTCCAGAAGAAGGTTTATATGAACTTGTGGATGGAGAAATTGTAGAAGTGCGTGCAACGAGAAATCATGATGATGTCGCTGATTTTATATTGTTGAGTTTCAATGATGAAATTAAACGTCTAAATCTGAATTACGTAGTAAAAAACACAGCAGTTTTAAAAACCATAACTGCCAATGGAATCGAACAAGGACGTAAGCCTGATGTAAGTGTCATAGATAAAGATGTCTGGCGCTCAAATCGTTCTGCTTATTCTGCACTTGAAGAACCCATCCAGCTAGCTGTCGAGGTAACATCAGCTAATTGGGAAGATGACTACATTGATAAATTGGATGAATATCAACGGTTAGGTATTACAGAATATTGGATTGTAGATTATTTAGCAATTGGTTCTAGAGAGTATTTGGGAAATCCCAAAGTTCCGACTGTGTTTGTTTTTCTATTAGATGCCGAGGGTAAATATCAACGCACATATTTTAAAGGTTCCGAACGAATTGTGTCACGAACCTTTCCTGAACTGGCGTTAACAGCAGAGCAAATATTAACAGCTTAA
- a CDS encoding ABC transporter ATP-binding protein codes for MTNNIVLEAKSLTRRFGGLVAVNNVSFTVNQHEIFGLIGPNGAGKTTLFNLITAFIPLSSGELRYQGTNISQLRPHQIAGLGIARTFQNIRLFGELSALENVIIARHLDNKSNLLTGVLGLPPARREEKKSRRKALQLLEMVGLSDRADEKAKNFAYGDQRRLEIARALALEPQILLLDEPAAGMNPNEKQQLSEFIRSLREQFNLTIVLIEHHVPLVMGLCDRIAVLDFGQLIALGEPSIVRNDPAVIEAYLGNE; via the coding sequence ATGACAAATAACATTGTTTTAGAAGCCAAATCACTAACTCGCCGTTTTGGGGGTTTAGTGGCGGTGAATAATGTATCTTTTACAGTCAATCAACATGAGATTTTTGGATTAATTGGCCCTAACGGCGCTGGGAAAACAACACTGTTTAATTTGATTACAGCTTTTATTCCCCTTTCTAGTGGAGAGTTGCGCTATCAAGGTACTAATATTTCCCAACTACGCCCCCATCAAATTGCAGGTTTAGGTATTGCTAGAACTTTTCAAAATATTCGTTTATTTGGTGAATTGTCAGCGCTAGAAAATGTAATAATTGCTCGACATTTAGATAATAAAAGTAATCTATTAACAGGAGTTTTGGGATTACCACCAGCCCGTCGGGAAGAGAAAAAAAGCAGGCGAAAAGCTTTACAATTATTAGAGATGGTGGGATTGAGCGATCGCGCTGACGAAAAAGCCAAAAACTTCGCCTACGGCGATCAGCGTCGCCTGGAAATTGCCCGCGCTTTAGCCTTAGAACCGCAAATCTTACTCCTCGACGAACCTGCGGCGGGGATGAACCCCAACGAAAAGCAGCAACTGAGTGAATTTATCCGCAGTCTGCGAGAACAGTTTAATTTGACAATTGTCCTGATTGAACACCATGTACCCTTGGTTATGGGTTTGTGCGATCGCATTGCCGTGTTAGATTTTGGACAGTTGATTGCTTTGGGTGAACCATCTATCGTTAGAAACGACCCAGCTGTAATTGAAGCTTATTTGGGTAATGAATGA
- a CDS encoding branched-chain amino acid ABC transporter permease, which translates to MDITLFLQQFLNGLSIGSIYAIFALGYTLVYSILGIINLAHGAIFTLGAYFTYALMGGNFGFNGLLANAALPIKLPFAIALILGSTLAGLIGVVMERVAFQPLRRQGSDPLLTVVSSLGVAVVIVNLIQYLVGAESYTYPADTYGNLPPSINFGTPEKEIPIRTVQIIIFAVSVAIVAIITYFINRTKYGKAMQAIAEDPTTASLLGINSDRFIILTFFISSFLAGLAGTLVASSVSIAGPYFGIAFGLRGLAVIVLGGLGSIPGAVLGGLLIGLVEAFVPTEYSGYKEAVAYGILFIMLLVRPQGLLGRRFIQKV; encoded by the coding sequence ATGGATATAACTCTATTTCTGCAACAATTTTTGAACGGATTATCTATTGGTAGTATCTATGCAATTTTTGCATTGGGATATACCTTAGTTTATTCAATTTTGGGCATCATTAATTTAGCTCATGGCGCGATTTTTACCTTGGGTGCATATTTCACTTATGCCCTTATGGGTGGTAACTTTGGATTTAACGGCTTGCTAGCGAATGCAGCCTTGCCAATAAAATTGCCATTTGCTATAGCCTTAATTTTAGGAAGTACCTTGGCGGGATTGATTGGGGTAGTAATGGAACGGGTTGCTTTTCAACCTTTGCGCCGTCAAGGATCTGATCCCTTACTAACTGTTGTTTCCAGCTTGGGGGTAGCAGTAGTAATTGTGAACTTAATCCAGTATTTGGTAGGCGCAGAAAGTTACACATACCCCGCTGATACTTATGGGAATTTACCACCTTCGATTAATTTTGGTACTCCAGAAAAGGAAATTCCTATTCGCACCGTTCAGATCATAATTTTTGCTGTATCAGTTGCGATTGTGGCAATTATTACCTATTTTATCAATCGGACTAAGTATGGTAAAGCAATGCAGGCGATCGCAGAAGATCCGACTACAGCTAGTTTGTTAGGCATTAATAGCGATCGCTTTATCATTCTCACATTCTTCATCAGCAGCTTCTTAGCAGGATTAGCAGGAACCTTAGTCGCCTCTAGTGTTAGTATTGCTGGTCCATATTTTGGCATCGCTTTTGGGTTGCGGGGTTTAGCGGTAATTGTCTTAGGCGGTTTAGGTAGTATTCCCGGCGCAGTTTTAGGAGGGTTACTTATTGGATTAGTTGAAGCTTTTGTACCGACAGAATATTCCGGTTACAAAGAAGCTGTAGCCTACGGAATATTATTTATCATGTTGTTAGTTAGACCCCAAGGCTTGCTAGGTCGTCGGTTTATTCAAAAAGTTTAA
- a CDS encoding DUF6464 family protein: MLKTLLVIAVGFLPSLISLWAIRKTHARSRLRMRQAAMNFSVVQGRQNLRPIESDRYYLEGVGYLIGDISCKFNARSGYMRCAVNPDGPCNGCRHYEPKGLPGSEKGV; the protein is encoded by the coding sequence GTGTTAAAGACACTTTTAGTAATTGCCGTTGGTTTTTTACCGTCCCTGATTTCTCTGTGGGCGATCCGCAAAACCCATGCGCGATCGCGCCTACGGATGAGGCAAGCAGCCATGAATTTTTCAGTAGTGCAGGGACGGCAAAACCTTAGACCGATTGAAAGCGATCGCTATTATTTAGAAGGGGTAGGTTATTTAATTGGCGATATCAGCTGCAAATTTAATGCCCGATCTGGCTATATGCGTTGTGCTGTCAATCCCGATGGCCCCTGTAACGGTTGCCGTCACTACGAACCCAAAGGATTACCTGGTAGCGAAAAAGGGGTTTAA
- a CDS encoding GMC family oxidoreductase: MIMKDKYDYIVIGAGSAGCVVANRLTEDAETTVLLLEAGNPPNLPEHEIPLAWTKLWGTEADWAYFTEEEPYINNRKIYCPRGKVLGGTSAINAMIYIRGSRLDYDHWEKLGNVGWSYEDVLPYFQKSENQQRGASEFHGVDGLLSVTDPLAPSVISQKFLEAAIGLGYERNPDFNGTQQHGAGFYQLTIKDGKRHSTATAFLLPILERPNLTVTTGALVTRLLFEGTQTVGVEYIHQGTIHQVRVEQEVILSAGAIDSPKLLMLSGIGNAEHLQNFDIPVVVDLPGVGQNLQDHILVGVAHEATQDLQPDLTSNIAEVGLFLHTEGRLDAVPDLQFFSGPVLWTHPAYARSAPGFTATVCVTNPESRGSVSLSSAFSKDPAIIRMNYLQSESDLQKLLAGVKIIRQIFHSSVFDELRGEEAAPGADNKSDETLLAYIRETCDSVYHPVGTCKMGTDADSVVNPELRVHGVAGLRVVDASIMPTITTGNTNAPTIMIGEKAADLIKAAA, encoded by the coding sequence ATGATTATGAAGGATAAATATGATTATATTGTAATTGGTGCAGGTTCGGCTGGTTGTGTCGTCGCAAATCGGTTGACAGAAGATGCCGAAACGACTGTATTGTTGCTAGAGGCAGGCAATCCGCCTAACTTACCAGAACACGAAATTCCTTTAGCCTGGACAAAACTTTGGGGTACAGAGGCGGACTGGGCATATTTTACAGAAGAAGAACCATATATCAATAACCGGAAAATTTATTGTCCGCGCGGGAAAGTCTTAGGTGGCACTAGTGCGATCAATGCCATGATCTATATTCGAGGCAGTCGGCTTGATTATGACCATTGGGAGAAATTAGGCAATGTTGGTTGGAGTTATGAAGATGTGTTGCCCTATTTCCAGAAATCTGAAAATCAGCAACGAGGAGCATCTGAATTTCATGGAGTTGATGGATTGTTGAGTGTGACAGATCCCTTAGCTCCCAGCGTCATCTCACAAAAATTTCTGGAAGCCGCTATTGGACTTGGCTATGAGCGCAATCCTGATTTTAATGGCACACAACAGCACGGAGCCGGATTTTATCAGTTGACAATTAAAGATGGTAAGCGCCATAGTACGGCGACTGCGTTTCTACTACCGATTTTGGAGCGTCCCAACTTAACCGTCACCACTGGCGCGTTAGTTACTAGATTATTGTTTGAGGGAACGCAAACTGTAGGCGTAGAATATATCCATCAAGGAACGATACACCAAGTTCGGGTAGAACAGGAAGTGATTCTAAGTGCTGGTGCGATCGATTCGCCCAAGCTGTTGATGCTCTCTGGGATTGGCAATGCAGAACATCTACAGAATTTCGACATTCCTGTAGTCGTTGATTTACCTGGTGTCGGTCAGAACCTCCAAGATCATATTTTAGTCGGCGTAGCACACGAAGCAACCCAGGATTTGCAACCCGATTTAACCAGCAATATTGCAGAAGTTGGATTGTTCCTACATACTGAAGGTCGTTTAGATGCTGTGCCCGATTTACAGTTTTTCTCTGGCCCTGTTTTGTGGACACATCCTGCTTATGCACGTTCTGCGCCAGGATTCACGGCTACAGTTTGTGTGACTAATCCCGAAAGTCGTGGTAGTGTCAGTCTGAGTTCTGCTTTTTCCAAAGACCCAGCTATAATTCGGATGAATTATCTCCAAAGTGAATCTGATTTGCAAAAGCTGCTGGCAGGGGTCAAAATTATTCGGCAGATATTCCACTCAAGTGTATTTGATGAGTTGCGAGGAGAGGAAGCAGCCCCCGGTGCTGATAATAAGAGTGATGAAACACTCCTAGCTTACATCCGGGAAACCTGCGACAGTGTATACCACCCAGTCGGCACTTGTAAAATGGGAACTGACGCTGATTCAGTAGTAAACCCCGAACTACGAGTTCATGGTGTTGCTGGATTACGTGTAGTTGATGCATCAATTATGCCAACTATTACCACGGGAAACACAAATGCACCCACAATTATGATTGGTGAAAAAGCAGCCGATTTGATTAAAGCCGCAGCATAA
- a CDS encoding branched-chain amino acid ABC transporter permease has translation MAEFFSTYESPIVYMVLEALLGLSLYLPLMAGQLSLASPGFYALGGYIAAILSTKLFPSSNNLFPIPLLLLEMLIAGLISGILAVIVGIPALRLRGIYLAIATIAFVEVLRVVSLNLDITGGAVGIFGIPQPFQSQIEYLWIAVPLLLVSMVLFYRLERIRTGRAFIAIREDELAASAMGINPTYYKVLAFTLGAVLAAIVGVISAHFLNTWNARQGTFDAGITYLTIVLIGGSRTFLGSVVGAIVLKVLLEIILRRIADIAGLPNWLAQFLRDGRLIIYGILIVLGTIFFPQGFVTPDILKKCKKQLIKLIFKTSK, from the coding sequence ATGGCTGAATTTTTCTCTACTTATGAATCACCAATAGTCTACATGGTATTGGAGGCTTTATTAGGATTATCGCTTTATTTACCCCTAATGGCTGGACAATTATCTTTGGCTAGTCCTGGATTTTATGCTTTAGGTGGATATATTGCAGCGATTTTATCTACAAAACTTTTTCCATCTAGTAATAATTTATTTCCCATTCCATTACTTTTATTAGAAATGTTGATTGCTGGTTTAATCTCCGGTATATTAGCTGTAATAGTAGGAATTCCGGCATTAAGGTTACGGGGAATTTATTTAGCGATCGCAACTATTGCTTTTGTAGAAGTATTGCGAGTTGTATCCTTAAATTTAGATATTACAGGCGGTGCTGTAGGAATTTTTGGTATTCCTCAACCTTTCCAAAGCCAAATCGAATATTTGTGGATTGCTGTACCATTACTGTTAGTTAGTATGGTATTATTTTACCGTTTAGAACGCATTCGCACAGGTAGGGCCTTCATTGCTATCCGTGAAGATGAATTAGCTGCCAGTGCAATGGGAATAAACCCCACCTACTACAAAGTTTTAGCCTTTACTCTCGGAGCAGTGCTTGCCGCAATTGTAGGTGTCATCAGCGCTCATTTTCTCAATACCTGGAATGCTCGACAAGGTACTTTTGATGCTGGCATCACTTATTTGACGATTGTGTTAATTGGTGGTTCTAGAACTTTTTTAGGTTCGGTGGTCGGTGCGATTGTATTAAAAGTTTTACTAGAAATTATTTTACGAAGAATCGCCGATATAGCAGGATTACCCAATTGGTTAGCCCAATTTTTGCGAGATGGTAGATTAATTATTTATGGTATATTAATAGTCTTAGGAACTATATTTTTTCCCCAAGGATTTGTAACTCCAGATATTTTGAAAAAGTGTAAAAAGCAGTTGATAAAGCTAATTTTCAAAACATCAAAATAG
- a CDS encoding 1-acyl-sn-glycerol-3-phosphate acyltransferase yields the protein MINQHSQNLLDTQLENAPGEGYIFSWFDWFCLWYPPGWLILFNRHWQHYHTDTDGWNWLEYGLFLIPGGFYLAMLIRWLRLGFRSPRKELGEFDPKYQQAFRQEVLGPIVKYYFRGELKQVENLPQTGPLIVAMNHAGMSFPWDFLTLGYLLSEARGWVVQPVASPALFDHPWVIWWLPPKWSQVLGGVRAQLDDFEAAMVQNKIILYAPEGIRGPLKGWKRRYQLEKFDVSFVKLSDRYHIPILPVVCIGSEFLHPWAVNFQKLQRLVKLPFLPVSPLMFALILFPSMGIWAMRTRLRYYIQPLEPAELHNSNKGRTEAYQQAQQLREKLQFKINSETIDRGSKS from the coding sequence TTGATTAATCAACACTCCCAAAACCTCCTCGATACTCAACTGGAAAATGCACCAGGTGAAGGCTATATATTTAGCTGGTTTGATTGGTTTTGTCTTTGGTATCCTCCAGGCTGGCTAATTTTATTTAACCGCCATTGGCAGCACTATCATACCGATACAGACGGTTGGAATTGGCTAGAATATGGACTATTTTTAATTCCTGGCGGATTTTATCTAGCGATGCTGATTCGCTGGTTGCGTCTTGGTTTCCGTTCACCCCGAAAAGAACTTGGTGAATTTGATCCCAAATATCAACAAGCTTTTCGCCAAGAAGTTCTCGGCCCCATCGTCAAATACTATTTTCGGGGAGAATTAAAACAAGTCGAAAACTTGCCGCAAACAGGGCCATTGATTGTGGCAATGAATCACGCAGGGATGAGTTTTCCTTGGGACTTTTTGACTTTGGGTTATTTATTAAGCGAAGCTAGAGGATGGGTGGTACAACCCGTAGCAAGTCCAGCATTATTCGATCATCCTTGGGTTATTTGGTGGCTACCACCTAAATGGTCGCAGGTTTTGGGTGGTGTGCGAGCCCAATTAGATGATTTTGAGGCAGCTATGGTCCAAAATAAAATTATCTTATATGCACCCGAAGGTATCCGCGGCCCTCTGAAAGGCTGGAAAAGACGCTATCAACTAGAAAAGTTTGATGTGAGTTTTGTTAAGTTGAGCGATCGCTACCATATTCCCATTCTCCCAGTAGTTTGCATCGGGAGTGAATTTTTACATCCTTGGGCTGTTAATTTCCAGAAATTGCAACGACTAGTCAAATTACCATTTTTACCTGTATCGCCTTTGATGTTTGCCTTAATTCTGTTTCCTTCAATGGGAATTTGGGCAATGAGAACTCGCTTGCGTTACTATATTCAGCCTTTGGAACCAGCAGAATTACACAATTCAAACAAAGGGCGGACAGAAGCTTATCAGCAAGCACAACAATTACGAGAAAAACTGCAATTTAAAATTAATTCAGAGACTATTGATCGAGGAAGCAAATCTTAA
- a CDS encoding ABC transporter substrate-binding protein, protein MNNAIAQTTALLSTCALLLTGCGGGGSVTNPPNSTPNNTTTNTAQTTTTSGAIPIGIALAQTSNVALLGQEGFVGARIAEKYFNSKGGINGTPIKLVPQDTSGDEAGAINAFQTLINKDKVVGIVGPTLSQQAFSADPIAERAKVPVIGASNTANGIPEIGDYVARVSSPVSIVAPNSVKAALKQNPQIKKVAVFYAQNDAFNKSETEIFQKAVKEQGLELVTVQKFQTTDTDFQAQATNAINLKPDLVIISGLAADGGNLVRQLRELGYKGIIIGGNGLNTPNVLSVCKALCDGVLIAQAYSPEYPGEINKVFRQTYIDQYKKEPAQFTGQSFAAVQVYVEALKELDKKTKISTLPLDKLRTELNKQILAGKYNTPLGEIAFTPVGDVIQKEFYVAQIKMDKDGNTGKFVFIK, encoded by the coding sequence ATGAACAACGCGATCGCTCAGACAACAGCATTATTATCAACTTGCGCTTTGCTACTAACAGGCTGTGGTGGCGGTGGCTCTGTGACAAATCCTCCAAATAGTACTCCAAATAACACTACAACTAACACCGCCCAGACAACGACTACATCGGGTGCGATTCCCATCGGTATTGCCTTAGCACAAACTAGTAATGTAGCATTACTCGGTCAAGAGGGATTTGTGGGAGCCAGAATTGCTGAGAAGTATTTCAATAGTAAAGGTGGTATTAATGGCACTCCGATTAAATTGGTACCCCAAGATACTAGCGGTGATGAAGCTGGAGCAATTAACGCTTTTCAAACTTTAATTAACAAGGATAAAGTTGTCGGTATTGTTGGCCCTACTTTGTCACAACAAGCGTTTAGTGCTGACCCCATTGCCGAACGTGCAAAAGTTCCAGTTATTGGAGCATCAAATACCGCAAACGGAATTCCCGAAATCGGTGATTATGTAGCTCGTGTATCTTCTCCCGTCTCTATAGTTGCCCCTAATTCAGTGAAAGCTGCACTAAAACAGAATCCTCAAATTAAAAAAGTTGCAGTTTTTTACGCCCAAAATGACGCATTTAACAAATCAGAAACAGAGATTTTTCAAAAAGCAGTCAAAGAACAAGGGCTAGAATTAGTAACAGTTCAAAAGTTCCAAACTACTGATACAGACTTTCAAGCCCAAGCTACCAATGCAATTAACTTAAAACCAGATTTAGTAATTATTTCGGGACTAGCTGCTGATGGTGGTAACTTAGTTCGGCAACTGCGAGAACTGGGTTATAAAGGCATAATTATTGGTGGTAATGGTCTGAATACACCCAATGTTTTATCAGTATGTAAAGCCCTTTGCGATGGTGTGCTGATTGCTCAAGCTTACAGTCCTGAATATCCTGGTGAGATTAATAAGGTATTTCGCCAAACCTATATTGATCAATATAAGAAAGAACCAGCCCAATTTACCGGTCAATCTTTTGCGGCGGTGCAGGTGTATGTTGAAGCGCTGAAAGAGTTGGATAAAAAAACCAAAATCAGCACATTACCTCTTGATAAACTGCGGACAGAATTGAACAAGCAAATACTAGCTGGAAAGTATAATACTCCTTTAGGTGAGATTGCTTTTACACCAGTAGGCGATGTGATCCAGAAAGAATTTTATGTCGCCCAAATCAAGATGGATAAAGATGGGAATACTGGAAAATTTGTATTTATAAAATAG